One genomic window of Vibrio rhizosphaerae includes the following:
- the ptsI gene encoding phosphoenolpyruvate-protein phosphotransferase PtsI has product MISGILASPGIAIGKALLLQEDEIVLNTNAISDAQVETEVQKFYDARDKSKAQLEVIKQKALETFGEEKEAIFEGHIMLLEDEELEEEILALIKKDKLHADNAIHMVIEEQAAALESLDDEYLKERATDIRDIGNRFVKNALGINIVNLSAINEQVILVAYDLTPSETAQINLEYVLGFATDIGGRTSHTSIMARSLELPAVVGTNEITKHVKNGDTLILDAINNKIVINPSEDELAEAKSVREKFFAEKEELAKLKDLPAETLDGHRVEVCGNIGTVKDCDGVMRNGGEGVGLYRTEFLFMDRTSLPTEQEQYEAYKEVAEAMQGEPVIIRTMDIGGDKDLPYMDLPKEMNPFLGWRAIRISLDRREILRDQLRAILRASAHGKLRIMFPMIISVEEIRELKDAIETYKAELREENYDFDESIEVGVMVETPAAAAIAHHLAKEVSFFSIGTNDLTQYTLAVDRGNEMISHLYNPLSPAVLNVIKQVIDASHAEGKWTGMCGELAGDERATLLLLGMGLDEFSMSGISIPKVKKVIREVDYKAVKAMAEEALSLPTAEEIDACVEKFISEKSQ; this is encoded by the coding sequence ATGATTTCAGGCATCCTAGCATCTCCTGGTATTGCTATCGGTAAAGCATTACTACTTCAAGAAGACGAAATCGTCCTTAACACCAACGCTATCTCAGATGCTCAAGTAGAAACTGAGGTACAAAAATTCTACGACGCACGCGATAAATCCAAAGCGCAGTTGGAAGTAATTAAACAAAAAGCGCTTGAGACATTTGGCGAAGAAAAAGAAGCTATTTTCGAAGGCCACATCATGCTGCTTGAAGATGAAGAGCTGGAAGAAGAAATTTTAGCCCTCATCAAGAAAGATAAACTGCACGCTGACAACGCCATCCATATGGTTATCGAAGAACAAGCTGCCGCTCTGGAATCATTAGATGATGAATATCTGAAAGAGCGTGCCACAGACATTCGCGATATCGGTAACCGCTTTGTAAAAAATGCTTTGGGTATCAACATTGTCAATCTGAGCGCCATCAATGAACAAGTTATCCTTGTTGCTTACGATTTGACGCCGTCAGAAACCGCACAAATTAATCTCGAATATGTTTTAGGTTTTGCAACCGATATCGGTGGCCGGACATCTCATACCTCAATTATGGCTCGCTCTCTTGAGTTGCCCGCAGTTGTCGGTACCAATGAGATCACCAAGCACGTCAAAAATGGCGACACACTGATCCTCGATGCGATCAATAACAAGATTGTGATTAATCCTTCAGAAGATGAGCTTGCTGAAGCGAAGAGCGTTCGTGAAAAATTCTTTGCTGAAAAAGAAGAGCTGGCCAAACTGAAAGATTTACCGGCAGAAACGCTGGACGGACACCGCGTTGAAGTTTGCGGTAACATCGGTACGGTTAAAGATTGTGACGGTGTGATGCGTAACGGCGGTGAAGGTGTCGGTCTGTACCGGACAGAATTCCTGTTTATGGATCGGACATCACTACCAACTGAACAAGAGCAGTACGAAGCGTATAAAGAAGTTGCAGAAGCCATGCAAGGTGAGCCGGTCATTATCCGCACGATGGATATTGGTGGCGATAAAGACTTGCCTTATATGGACTTGCCAAAAGAGATGAACCCATTCCTCGGCTGGCGTGCCATTCGTATCAGTTTGGATCGTCGCGAAATCTTACGTGATCAACTTCGTGCGATTCTGCGTGCTTCAGCCCACGGTAAACTCCGTATCATGTTCCCGATGATCATTTCTGTTGAAGAAATCCGCGAACTGAAAGATGCGATTGAAACCTATAAAGCTGAGCTGCGTGAAGAAAACTATGATTTTGATGAATCGATTGAAGTCGGCGTCATGGTAGAAACACCGGCAGCAGCAGCGATTGCTCACCATCTGGCAAAAGAAGTTTCATTCTTCTCTATCGGTACCAACGACCTGACACAATACACTCTGGCCGTTGACCGAGGAAATGAAATGATTTCTCACTTATATAACCCACTATCTCCAGCAGTGCTGAATGTGATTAAGCAAGTTATTGATGCTTCTCACGCCGAAGGCAAATGGACCGGGATGTGTGGTGAGCTTGCCGGTGATGAACGAGCAACATTACTTCTTTTGGGTATGGGACTTGATGAATTCTCAATGAGCGGAATCTCTATCCCGAAAGTGAAAAAAGTGATTCGTGAAGTAGACTATAAAGCAGTCAAAGCGATGGCAGAGGAAGCGCTTTCTCTACCTACAGCAGAAGAAATTGACGCTTGTGTAGAGAAGTTTATCTCAGAAAAGTCACAATAA
- the ybeY gene encoding rRNA maturation RNase YbeY has translation MSIVLDLQIAVDETDGIPSEADFSRWLTAAITPFQAQAEVTIRIVDQAESQQLNCQYRGKDKPTNVLSFPFESPPEVTLDLLGDLVICRQVVEQESNEQHKPLPAHWAHMVVHGSLHLLGYDHIDDDEAVEMESLETEIMLKLGYQDPYLAEKQ, from the coding sequence ATGAGTATTGTACTTGATTTGCAAATCGCAGTTGATGAGACAGATGGCATCCCTTCCGAAGCGGATTTTTCCCGCTGGCTCACGGCTGCAATTACCCCGTTTCAGGCTCAGGCAGAAGTCACGATTCGAATTGTTGACCAAGCTGAAAGTCAGCAACTAAACTGTCAATATCGCGGAAAAGATAAACCGACAAACGTGTTGTCGTTTCCGTTTGAATCACCACCAGAGGTGACACTGGATCTATTAGGCGATTTAGTGATTTGCCGTCAAGTGGTCGAACAGGAGTCCAATGAGCAGCATAAACCGTTACCTGCTCATTGGGCGCATATGGTTGTACATGGTAGCCTTCATCTGTTAGGTTATGATCATATCGACGATGACGAAGCCGTAGAAATGGAGTCACTCGAAACAGAAATCATGTTGAAATTGGGATATCAAGACCCATATTTAGCAGAGAAACAGTAG
- the miaB gene encoding tRNA (N6-isopentenyl adenosine(37)-C2)-methylthiotransferase MiaB, giving the protein MSKKLLIKTWGCQMNEYDSSKMADLLNAASGYELTEEPEEADVLLLNTCSIREKAQEKVFHQLGRWKNLKDNKPGVVIGVGGCVATQEGDHIRERAPFVDVIFGPQTLHRLPEMIKQSQSAEAPVMDISFPEIEKFDRLPEPRADGATAYVSIMEGCSKYCTYCVVPYTRGEEVSRPMDDVLYEIAQLAEQGVREVNLLGQNVNAYRGATHDGEICSFAELLRLVASIDGIDRIRFTTSHPLEFTDDIIAVYEDTPELVSFLHLPVQSGSDRILTMMKRPHTALEYKSIIRKLRKARPNIQISSDFIVGFPGESDKDFQDTMKLIRDVDFDMSFSFIFSPRPGTPAADYPCDLSETVKKERLYELQQTINSQAMRYSRLMLDTEQRILVEGPSKKNLMELRGRTENNRVVNFEGSADLIGQFVDVKIVDVFPNSLRGELIRTEQEMDLRVVMSPLEMIQKTRRENELGVATFTP; this is encoded by the coding sequence ATGAGTAAGAAACTGCTAATTAAAACCTGGGGCTGCCAAATGAATGAATATGATTCATCTAAAATGGCCGACCTACTCAATGCAGCCAGTGGCTATGAGTTAACAGAAGAACCAGAGGAAGCAGATGTCCTACTATTGAATACCTGTTCAATTCGAGAAAAAGCTCAAGAGAAAGTATTCCATCAATTAGGTCGCTGGAAAAACTTAAAAGATAATAAGCCGGGTGTGGTCATTGGTGTCGGCGGCTGTGTCGCTACACAAGAAGGTGATCATATCCGTGAGCGGGCACCATTCGTGGATGTGATATTCGGCCCACAAACGCTGCACCGCCTGCCAGAAATGATTAAGCAGTCTCAATCTGCCGAAGCGCCTGTCATGGACATTTCATTCCCGGAAATTGAAAAATTTGACCGTTTGCCTGAACCTCGGGCCGATGGCGCAACAGCTTATGTTTCCATCATGGAAGGTTGTTCAAAATACTGTACTTACTGCGTGGTGCCTTATACCCGAGGAGAAGAAGTCAGCCGTCCGATGGACGACGTCCTGTATGAAATTGCGCAACTTGCCGAACAAGGGGTGCGTGAAGTCAATTTGCTCGGACAAAATGTGAATGCCTACCGCGGTGCCACACACGATGGTGAGATTTGCTCATTCGCAGAGCTGTTACGTTTAGTTGCCTCAATTGATGGCATCGACCGGATCCGCTTCACAACCAGCCATCCGTTAGAATTTACCGATGATATTATTGCAGTTTACGAAGATACCCCTGAATTAGTGAGCTTCTTGCACCTGCCGGTACAAAGTGGTTCGGATCGTATTCTGACGATGATGAAGCGGCCACACACCGCCCTTGAATACAAATCGATCATCCGTAAACTCCGTAAAGCCCGTCCGAATATTCAAATCAGTTCTGATTTCATCGTCGGCTTCCCTGGCGAGTCAGATAAAGACTTTCAGGATACGATGAAACTCATTCGGGATGTAGATTTTGATATGAGCTTCAGTTTTATCTTCTCTCCTCGCCCGGGTACGCCGGCAGCAGATTACCCGTGTGATCTGAGTGAGACGGTAAAAAAAGAGCGTCTGTATGAATTGCAACAGACCATTAATAGTCAGGCGATGCGCTACTCGCGTCTGATGTTAGATACAGAGCAACGTATTCTGGTTGAAGGCCCGTCGAAAAAGAATTTGATGGAATTACGCGGCAGAACCGAAAACAATCGCGTCGTGAATTTTGAAGGCTCCGCCGACCTGATCGGTCAGTTTGTCGATGTCAAAATTGTCGATGTTTTCCCGAACTCTCTGCGCGGTGAGTTAATCCGCACCGAGCAGGAAATGGATCTACGAGTGGTGATGTCACCACTGGAAATGATCCAAAAGACACGTCGAGAAAATGAACTGGGAGTGGCTACGTTTACCCCTTAA
- the cysK gene encoding cysteine synthase A has product MSKIFEDNSLTIGNTPLVRLNKVSQGNVLAKIESRNPSFSVKCRIGANMIWEAEKSGKLKPGVELVEPTSGNTGIALAFVAAARGYKLTLTMPESMSLERRKLLKALGANLELTEAAKGMKGAINKAEEIVASNPDKYLLLQQFDNPANPQIHEKTTGPEIWDATDGEVDVFVAGVGTGGTLTGTSRYIKGEKGKAIISVAVEPDESPVITQALAGEEIKPAPHKIQGIGAGFIPGNLDLSLIDRVERVTSEDAINMARRLMEEEGILAGISSGAAVVAANRLAELPEFKGKTIVVILPSSGERYLSTALFAGIFTEKENQQ; this is encoded by the coding sequence ATGAGTAAGATTTTCGAAGACAATTCTCTGACCATTGGTAACACCCCACTTGTCCGTCTGAACAAAGTTAGTCAGGGTAACGTACTCGCTAAGATAGAATCCCGTAACCCAAGTTTCAGTGTGAAGTGCCGTATCGGTGCAAACATGATTTGGGAAGCAGAAAAATCCGGCAAACTCAAACCCGGCGTTGAGCTTGTTGAACCCACCAGCGGTAATACCGGTATTGCACTCGCGTTTGTCGCTGCTGCCCGTGGCTACAAACTCACCCTGACAATGCCGGAGTCAATGAGTTTAGAGCGTCGCAAGCTGCTCAAAGCACTGGGAGCAAATCTGGAGTTGACAGAAGCTGCCAAAGGGATGAAAGGCGCCATCAATAAAGCTGAAGAGATTGTTGCCAGTAACCCAGACAAATACCTGCTGCTGCAACAGTTTGATAACCCGGCCAACCCGCAGATCCATGAAAAAACGACAGGCCCGGAAATCTGGGATGCCACAGATGGTGAGGTAGATGTCTTTGTTGCTGGTGTCGGTACAGGTGGTACATTGACAGGAACCAGCCGCTACATCAAAGGAGAGAAAGGCAAAGCAATTATCTCCGTGGCTGTTGAACCGGATGAATCCCCCGTCATTACGCAAGCTTTAGCTGGCGAAGAAATCAAACCGGCTCCCCATAAAATTCAGGGTATCGGTGCCGGATTTATCCCGGGTAACCTCGATTTATCGCTGATTGACCGTGTGGAACGCGTCACTTCAGAAGATGCCATTAATATGGCGCGTCGCCTGATGGAGGAAGAAGGGATTCTCGCTGGTATCTCTTCCGGTGCAGCTGTCGTTGCCGCGAACCGCCTGGCTGAACTTCCTGAATTTAAAGGAAAAACAATCGTTGTTATTCTACCAAGTTCCGGTGAACGTTATCTCAGTACCGCACTTTTTGCAGGGATATTTACAGAGAAAGAGAACCAGCAATAA
- a CDS encoding 2-octaprenyl-3-methyl-6-methoxy-1,4-benzoquinol hydroxylase — METYQVAVVGGGMVGAALALGLAQQGKKVVLLESHQPQPFAATQPMDVRVSAISMASVKLLESLGVWSQIESMRVCPYRRLETWESAACRTCFDADALGLAQLGYMVENRIIQLGLWQAFQQHPNLTLQCPTRLKHIDFGEQSNDLHLDDGQVIQAQWVVGADGAHSQVRDFAQIGVTAWDYRQHCMLIHVKTALPQQDVTWQRFYPTGPRSFLPLNGHQASLVWYDTPQRIRQLSQLSATQLAQEIQMHFPEELGEIEVVQHGSFALTRRHAQQYVAKRCVLIGDAAHTIHPLAGQGVNLGFKDVACLLKQISESSTLEESVFVRYEQRRRPDNLLMQTGMDIFYKAFSNSHTPVKIVRNAALKLANHSGILKKQVLRYAIGLS; from the coding sequence ATGGAAACATATCAAGTTGCTGTTGTCGGAGGTGGCATGGTCGGTGCCGCGTTAGCTTTGGGGCTGGCACAGCAGGGTAAAAAAGTTGTTTTACTGGAAAGTCATCAGCCACAGCCTTTTGCAGCCACACAGCCGATGGATGTACGGGTATCTGCTATCTCAATGGCTTCGGTTAAACTGCTTGAGTCATTGGGCGTGTGGTCACAGATTGAGTCGATGCGGGTGTGTCCATACCGCCGCCTTGAAACGTGGGAATCTGCAGCGTGTCGGACCTGTTTTGATGCCGATGCGCTTGGATTGGCGCAGTTAGGTTATATGGTTGAGAACCGGATTATTCAGCTTGGTCTCTGGCAGGCATTTCAGCAACATCCTAATCTGACGCTGCAGTGTCCAACTCGATTAAAGCATATTGATTTTGGTGAGCAGAGTAACGACCTGCATCTTGATGATGGTCAGGTGATTCAGGCGCAGTGGGTGGTTGGGGCTGATGGCGCTCATTCTCAGGTGCGTGATTTTGCCCAGATTGGTGTCACCGCATGGGATTATCGTCAGCACTGTATGTTGATTCATGTGAAAACTGCATTGCCACAGCAGGATGTTACCTGGCAAAGGTTCTACCCCACAGGGCCGCGCTCATTTTTACCGTTGAACGGACATCAAGCTTCGCTTGTCTGGTACGATACGCCACAACGCATTCGTCAGTTGAGTCAGCTATCTGCAACGCAGCTGGCACAGGAAATTCAAATGCATTTTCCTGAAGAGCTCGGTGAGATTGAGGTGGTCCAACACGGTTCCTTTGCTTTAACGCGGCGTCATGCACAGCAGTATGTGGCCAAGCGATGCGTGTTGATTGGTGATGCCGCTCATACGATTCATCCGCTTGCCGGACAAGGTGTGAATCTTGGCTTTAAAGATGTGGCTTGCCTGCTCAAGCAAATTTCAGAATCGAGTACACTCGAGGAAAGCGTTTTTGTGCGTTACGAACAGCGCAGAAGGCCAGATAATTTACTGATGCAAACAGGAATGGACATCTTTTATAAAGCTTTTAGTAACAGTCATACGCCAGTTAAAATCGTTAGAAATGCAGCTTTAAAACTGGCAAATCATTCTGGGATACTGAAGAAACAAGTGTTGCGTTATGCGATTGGTCTGTCATAA
- a CDS encoding HPr family phosphocarrier protein has protein sequence MYEKQVEITAENGLHTRPAAQFVKEAKEFDAEITVTSNGKSASAKSLFKLQTLGLVKGTVVTISAEGAQAKQAVDHLVALMDHLE, from the coding sequence ATGTACGAGAAGCAAGTAGAAATCACTGCTGAAAACGGCCTTCACACTCGTCCTGCTGCACAGTTTGTGAAAGAAGCAAAAGAATTTGATGCTGAAATCACCGTCACTTCAAACGGAAAAAGTGCCAGTGCGAAAAGCCTATTCAAACTACAAACACTCGGCCTTGTCAAAGGTACTGTTGTTACCATCTCTGCCGAAGGTGCTCAAGCGAAGCAAGCTGTTGATCACCTAGTTGCTTTGATGGATCACCTTGAATAA
- the zipA gene encoding cell division protein ZipA, which yields MQELRFVLIIVGALAIAALLFHGLLTSRKESKSKFGDKPLGKIEEEASSVKHTRAFQQESEPKKSRKEPDFSLDDNMTDPFVDDYSHHDKVDPLFSGYGSEDESRSYDLEHQTIAEIEAENDAEMAVELNQHQEIEPRESAQQQPDSDAAPDYQVIVLNVHCAGSESFVGTKLFDSLQQNGLLYGEMDIYHRHADLSGTGKVLFSVANIMQPGTLKHDDPNEFTTKGISFFMTLPCYGDPEQNFKLMLKTAQQIADDLGGNVLDDQRLLMTPDKLADYRRQIQAFKAQAV from the coding sequence ATGCAAGAATTGCGATTCGTACTCATCATCGTTGGCGCACTCGCCATCGCCGCATTACTTTTTCATGGGCTGTTGACCAGCCGGAAAGAGAGTAAATCGAAATTTGGAGATAAGCCGTTAGGCAAAATAGAGGAAGAAGCATCATCTGTAAAACATACCCGAGCTTTTCAGCAGGAGAGTGAGCCCAAAAAATCGCGGAAGGAACCGGACTTTTCACTGGACGACAATATGACGGATCCATTCGTCGATGATTACTCGCATCATGATAAAGTCGATCCGCTATTTTCCGGATACGGTTCTGAAGACGAGAGCCGGTCATATGATTTGGAACACCAGACTATCGCTGAAATTGAAGCTGAGAATGACGCGGAAATGGCGGTTGAATTGAATCAGCACCAAGAGATTGAGCCCCGTGAATCTGCGCAACAACAACCTGACAGCGATGCAGCGCCGGATTATCAGGTGATTGTTTTGAATGTGCATTGTGCCGGTAGCGAGTCTTTTGTTGGTACCAAGCTGTTTGATAGCTTGCAACAAAATGGTTTGCTCTATGGTGAAATGGACATTTATCATCGACATGCTGATTTGTCAGGAACAGGCAAAGTGTTGTTTAGCGTTGCCAATATTATGCAACCTGGCACGTTAAAGCATGATGATCCGAATGAATTTACCACCAAGGGCATTTCATTTTTTATGACTCTTCCTTGTTATGGTGACCCGGAACAGAATTTTAAGTTGATGCTGAAAACAGCACAGCAAATTGCGGATGATTTAGGCGGTAATGTTCTTGATGATCAACGCTTGTTGATGACCCCGGACAAACTGGCCGATTATCGGCGTCAGATTCAGGCATTCAAAGCCCAAGCAGTTTAA
- the cysZ gene encoding sulfate transporter CysZ yields MTLKKRSGFGYFFFGLQLAVTPGIRRFVILPLLANVLLLGGALYYVFTQMGNWLDHLMSYVPDFLSWLNYIIWPLAVLSILFVTMYFFSAIANIIASPFNGLLAEKVEKLLDGHSVDNEGLWSFVKDIPRVFAREWRKLRYTIPKMIGLFILLLIPGIGQTIGPLVWFIFTAWMLAIQYCDYPFDNHKVNFNTMRMQLKGKQGRAYGFGMLVTLFTTIPIINLIVMPAAVCGATAMWVNEFKAETLK; encoded by the coding sequence ATGACGTTAAAGAAACGTTCAGGATTCGGCTATTTCTTCTTCGGTTTGCAACTGGCGGTCACCCCCGGGATCAGAAGATTTGTGATACTTCCTTTGCTGGCAAATGTGCTATTGCTCGGCGGTGCTCTCTATTATGTGTTTACGCAGATGGGAAACTGGCTTGATCACCTGATGTCTTATGTACCTGACTTTCTGTCATGGCTGAACTACATCATTTGGCCGCTGGCTGTTCTGTCGATACTTTTTGTAACGATGTATTTCTTCAGTGCAATTGCCAATATTATTGCTTCCCCATTCAATGGCTTGTTGGCTGAGAAAGTTGAAAAGCTGCTTGATGGCCATTCCGTAGACAATGAAGGTCTCTGGAGCTTTGTCAAAGATATCCCGCGGGTCTTTGCCCGGGAATGGCGCAAACTACGCTATACCATTCCCAAAATGATTGGCCTGTTTATTCTGCTGCTGATTCCCGGAATAGGACAAACCATTGGTCCATTGGTCTGGTTCATTTTCACGGCTTGGATGCTCGCAATTCAGTACTGTGACTATCCTTTTGATAACCACAAGGTCAACTTCAATACCATGCGGATGCAACTAAAAGGTAAGCAAGGGCGTGCTTATGGCTTTGGTATGCTGGTCACGCTATTTACGACCATCCCGATCATCAACTTAATCGTCATGCCAGCCGCTGTCTGTGGCGCAACGGCCATGTGGGTCAACGAATTTAAAGCCGAAACGCTCAAATAA
- a CDS encoding PhoH family protein encodes MSNKIITLEISLEPSDNRRLASLCGPFDDNIKQLERRLGVEINYRNQHFTVVGKPHTATAAIDILKTLYVNTAPVRGHIPDIEPEQIHLAIKESGILEQHTEATFEHGKEVFVKTKKGMIKPRTPNQAQYLMNMVTHDITFGVGPAGTGKTYLAVAAAVDALERQEIRRILLTRPAVEAGEKLGFLPGDLSQKVDPYLRPLYDALFEMLGFERVEKLIERNVIEVAPLAYMRGRTLNDAFIILDESQNTTVEQMKMFLTRIGFNSRAVITGDVTQIDLPRGAKSGLRHAVEVLNEVSEISFNFFQADDVVRHPVVARIINAYEKWEAQDQKERKEYERRRREIQQNRATEEQQGTSPTVPESDQS; translated from the coding sequence TTGAGTAATAAAATTATCACACTGGAAATCAGCCTAGAACCATCCGATAACCGTCGCCTGGCAAGTCTGTGTGGACCGTTTGACGATAATATCAAACAACTTGAACGTCGCCTGGGCGTTGAAATCAATTACCGTAATCAGCACTTTACCGTGGTGGGTAAACCACATACGGCAACAGCAGCCATTGATATTCTCAAAACCCTTTATGTGAATACCGCGCCGGTCAGAGGCCATATTCCTGATATTGAGCCGGAACAGATTCATCTGGCGATTAAAGAGTCCGGTATTTTGGAACAACACACCGAAGCGACTTTTGAGCATGGCAAAGAAGTCTTCGTTAAAACGAAGAAAGGGATGATCAAACCCAGAACGCCGAATCAGGCGCAATATCTGATGAATATGGTCACCCATGACATCACGTTTGGTGTCGGCCCTGCCGGGACCGGGAAAACCTATCTTGCAGTTGCCGCTGCCGTTGATGCACTCGAACGACAAGAAATTCGTCGGATCCTGCTTACGCGTCCGGCAGTTGAAGCAGGTGAGAAACTGGGATTTCTCCCCGGTGATTTGAGTCAGAAGGTTGATCCATACCTTCGTCCGCTGTACGACGCCCTGTTTGAAATGCTTGGCTTTGAACGGGTCGAAAAGCTGATTGAGAGAAACGTGATTGAAGTTGCCCCACTCGCCTACATGCGAGGCCGGACCCTCAATGATGCATTTATCATCTTGGATGAAAGCCAGAATACCACCGTCGAACAGATGAAAATGTTCCTGACCCGGATCGGTTTCAACTCAAGAGCCGTCATTACCGGCGATGTCACTCAGATTGACTTGCCTCGTGGCGCCAAATCAGGACTACGACACGCGGTCGAAGTACTGAATGAAGTCTCTGAAATCAGCTTTAATTTCTTTCAGGCTGATGATGTGGTTCGCCATCCTGTGGTTGCCCGGATTATCAATGCTTATGAGAAATGGGAAGCTCAGGATCAAAAAGAACGCAAAGAGTACGAACGCAGACGCCGTGAAATACAACAAAACCGGGCGACGGAAGAACAACAAGGTACCTCTCCTACCGTACCGGAGTCTGATCAGTCATGA
- the crr gene encoding PTS glucose transporter subunit IIA codes for MGLFDKLKKLVSDDSADTGAIEIIAPLSGEIVNIEDVPDVVFAEKIVGDGIAIKPSGDKMVAPVNGTIGKIFETNHAFSIESEDGVELFVHFGIDTVELKGEGFKRIAEEGQPVKAGDTVIEFDLALLEEKAKSTLTPVVISNMDEIKELNKLSGSVVVGETAVLRVTK; via the coding sequence ATGGGGCTGTTTGACAAACTTAAAAAGTTAGTATCTGACGACAGTGCTGACACAGGCGCAATTGAAATTATTGCACCGCTATCTGGTGAAATCGTTAATATTGAAGATGTGCCTGATGTCGTTTTTGCTGAAAAAATCGTTGGCGATGGCATTGCCATCAAACCATCTGGAGATAAGATGGTTGCTCCTGTTAACGGCACAATTGGTAAAATCTTCGAAACAAACCATGCATTTTCTATTGAATCAGAAGACGGTGTTGAGTTATTCGTTCATTTCGGTATCGATACTGTTGAACTGAAAGGCGAAGGTTTCAAGCGTATCGCAGAAGAAGGTCAACCGGTTAAAGCGGGCGACACTGTGATTGAATTTGATCTTGCTCTGCTAGAAGAAAAAGCAAAATCAACGCTCACACCAGTTGTGATCTCAAACATGGATGAAATCAAAGAACTGAACAAACTCTCCGGTTCAGTTGTTGTTGGTGAAACCGCAGTACTGCGTGTCACTAAATAA